A stretch of DNA from Pigmentibacter ruber:
ATTACTATATTCTACCAAATAATAAACTTTTGTTACTTCTTGGAGATGTTACAGGACATGGAACAGCGAGTGCAATTTTAACTGCAGTGGTCAAAGGATATTGTGACTCTATTCATATTCAACCTAATATTACAGCCAATGAAATTCTGGCACAATTGGATTCCGTAATTCGTTCGAGTGGTGACGGCAGCAAAGTAATGACAATGTTTTCGGCAATTTTAGATCCAAATAATGGAGTTATAGAATTTTCAAATGCTGCACATAATTTCCCTATGTTAATTAAAAGAAATAATGAGAAAAAATCTGTAGAAAAACTTGTCGCCCAAGGACGCCCATTAGGCTATGAATTAGTTAACAGTAAAGAAACAGAAAATCCTTATTCTTATGCTTTAAAAAGAATACAGCTTGAGTCAGGGGATATCTTATTTATTTTCTCAGATGGTTTAATTGAAGCAGTCAACTCTGAAGGAGAAGAATTTAGTGAAAAACGACTTAAAAATGCCTTGCAGCGTTATTCAGAAAGTGAAGCTTCAATAATAAAAGAAAATATTATGCACGATTTTAGGGAGTTTACTTCCTACAAAAAATTAGATGATGACGTTACTTTCCTAGTCTGTAAATTCAACAAAGAAGCTGCTTGATGTTATTTTTGGACAATTTTAGCTTCAATTTCTAGCCATAATTCTTCATTATCAAAAAGCTTTTTCTTATTTATTTGCAGTGTTTTTTCTAACTCGCTCATTTTTTTATAATCACTTGGATCAAGCTGATGCATTTGAAAATCAATTTCTTTTATTTTTTCAGAAATTTCATATATCTCTAGCTCAATTTTTTCTTTAAATTTTTCTAACTTTTGAATATCTTTTTTACTATCAGTCTCAATATCTTTTGGATTATGAATAGTTTTTGGGTTTTCAATAGGTTCATCAATTAATTTTGCCATTTCCATACTTCTATCAGGACTTAAAATATCAGGAAATCCTGAAAGCGGAGCAAGACGTTCGTAGTCTTCAAGTTTTCCTTCAAATAAAGCAAAACGTCCATCATTGGTCATGGCAAAAACATGTGTACAAATAGAATCAATAAAATTTCTATCATGACTGACAAATAATACTGTTCCCTCATACTCATCAATTGCATCTGCTAGTATTTCGGCACTTGACATGTCTAAGTGGTTTGTAGGCTCATCAAGCAATAAAAAATTTGCATTTTTTAATAACAAACAAGCTAATCCAACTCTACTTTTTTCTCCTCCAGAAAGAACTTTCACATATTTAAAAACATCATCACCACGAAATAAAAAGCTTCCTAAAACACTTCTTGCTTTTTTCTCACCAATATTATCAGAAACACTTAAAACATTATCTAAAATAGTTTTATTCTCATCTAAAGTGTCTAATTGGTCTTGCGCAAAAAAAGCTAAAGAAACATTATGACCTAATGTAAATTCTCCTTCTAAAGGATTTATTACATTTGATAATGTTTTAAGAAAGGTTGATTTACCAATTCCGTTTGGTCCAATAATTGCAATTTTTTGCCCACGTAAAACATTTAATTCTATATGCTTTGAAAGAATTGATTGATAACCTATACTCATTTTTTCAACTTTTAAGACTTCTTTTCCACTTTGTGTCACCTTAGGCAAGGAAAAAGAAATTTCATCAACAGAATTATCAATATCAAAGCTACCTTCTACTTCCTTCATTCTTTCAAGCATTTTCATCCGGCTTTGAGCTTGTTTTGCCTTGGAAGCTTTTGCTTTAAATCTATCAACAAAACGTTGAATTTCATCTGCTCGCTTTTTATGACGTTCATAAGCAGCAGTTTCTAGTTCAAGTCGTTGTTCTCTTTGTTCAAGAAATGAGTCAAAGTTTCCTTTATATGGAGTAAATTTTCCATTGAATAAATGTAATGTTATAGTTGAGAGCCTATTTAATAAAGCTCTATCATGGGAGACAAAAAGAAGAGTTCCAGCAAAACTTTGCAAAAACTTTTCCACCCAAATAAGACTTGGTAAATCTAAATGGTTTGTAGGTTCATCAAGAACTAAAAAATCGGGATCGTTTAAAAACACTTTTGCCAACTCAAGACGCATTCTCCAGCCACCTGAAAGCTGTTTAGGATTTTTATGTAATTGATTTCCAAGAAATCCTAAACCAACTAAAATTCCTTTTGCTCGTGCTTCAAGGGCATATCCACCAGCTTCACGAAATGAATCTTCTATTTTTTCAAATTTTTTATGCACATCTTCGTTATAATTATTTTCCATTTCTATCAAGATGAGGTCTAAATCTTGCTTTAGTTTCTTTAATTTTAGGGCTCCATCCATACATTCTTCTAAAACAGTTTCTTTAGGATTTGGATTAGGTTCTTGTGGTAAATAACCTAAATTCATTTTTGCTGGTTTTAGAATTTGTCCATCGTCTGGCTCTTCAATACTACATAGAATATTTAGCAATGTTGATTTTCCAGCCCCATTTGGTCCAACTAAAGCAATTCGCTCCCCTTCAGGAAAGTGATATGAAGACTGACTAAATAATATTTTACTGCCATAAGCTTTACTTAAGTTTTCTATTCGAATCATTTTATTATTCCAATTTTAGTTCATACTTTCTTTGGGTCCAATGAAGTAAATCTGCTAATGCTTCGTTCCGTATTGGATCAATTTCATTAAAAATTTCATGCCCAGCTCCTTGCAACACTCTTAAAGAACTATCATTATGCGAAAAATAAGGCACGCATTTTTTAGTTACATCAACTTTTACTAATTTGTCATCCTCTGCTGCAACTATTGTAACAGGAGCACTAATTAATCGAATTGCTTGAATTATTTTTTTTTCTTCCACAGCACATAAAAATGTATTCCCCATTCGTGCTGTTATTGTAGTTAGTCGCAGAGTATCCTCTTCTGCTGCAATATTATTTTCAGGATTATTCGATAGGTCTTCTGAAGGAATACCTATAGGAGCTGTTAATTGCGGTAAATATTTCGCCACACTGTTAGCAAGAAATTTTTTCCATCCTGGAATTGATTTTTTTATTCCATAACAAGGTGAACTTAAAAATACAGGTGGACAAGAATCTGCAAGATGGGCAGCAGCATAAGTAACAAGAAGTGAGCCAAAACTATGCCCCATTAATCCAAAAAAAGAATCTTTTTGTTTTGTTAATCCAAGTAATTGTTTCACATGATTGGTCATAAAAATAACATCAAGAACCATAGCGTGTAAATTTTCAGCGTCACCCCGTTTGGGACCTGACTTTCCGTGCCCTCTTATGTCAAAGATTGCAAAGGCAAGATTTTGTGAACAAATAGCTTTTGCAACATGTTCATATCTGCCGCTGTGCTCTCCAAATCCATGCACGGCAAGAACAACACCAGCCAATTTTGACTCAGAAAAAGTGTTTTTTGACGGAGTATAAACTCTAAAAAATAACTCATTTCCATCGAAACTTTTTATGTTTTCAGCACGTTCTTGAAACATTTGTAATTACCCCTTGCTTCAAAATTTCCTATAGATTTTTAGATAGCTGCAATGTTTTCACACAACTTTTCTTCCAAAACAATTTATCCTACAAAAAGAATTTAATTCTTCTTTGGATGCTCAAAAGGAGGTCATATGCTTCGGAGTTTAAATACAGCTGCAACTGGTATGGATTCCCAGCAACGTCTCATCGATACTCTCTCGAACAATATGGCTAACGTGAACACAATAGGTTTTAAAGCAAGTAAGGCCTATTTTCATGATTTACTTTATCAAAATATCAGAGCACCTGGCCTACAAACGACAACAGGAGTTATTGCACCGAGTGGTATCCAAATTGGGAATGGTTCTAAAATTGTTTCTGTAGAAAAGTCTTTTGATGAGGGTGCTATAAAAATCACAAACAAAGACACAGATATGGCCATCATGGGAAAAGGTTTTTTTCGCATCCAATTGCCTGATGGCACAATTGGATATACTCGGGACGGAACTTTTAGACGCAGTGCAGATGGAAGAATTGTGACTTCAGAAGGACTACCACTCATTCCAGAAATTGTGATTCCACCAAATACTTTGCATTTAACTATTGGATTAGATGGTTTAGTTTCTGCAAAAGTAAGTGGAGAACAAGAGCCAAGAAATTTAGGACAAATTTTATTAGCAAATTTTATTAATCCAGCCGGTTTAAATTCTATGGGGAGAAACTTGTATACAGTAACTCCATCTTCAGGGGAACCAATAGTGGCAATTCCTGGTGAAAATGGAATTGGAAATATTGATCAAGGCGAACTTGAAACAAGCAACGTAAATATAGTTGAAGAAATGGTTCAACTTATTGTTGGACAAAGAGCATATGAATTAAATAGTAAAGTTATTAAGACTGGCGATGAAATGCTCTCTTCTACAAATCAAATGAAGTAATGGATAGTTAATATGTTGTCTGTACCTCCTACAATATATTTAGAATATAAAAACCTTGCCAAAACAGACAATATTGCTGAAATACAAAAAGATCTCATTGTGCAATTTATAAAAATATTAAAAAAAGATGACAATATAATAATTGAAAACTCAACTCGTCAAAAGTTAGGTAATGAAAAAGATATAAATTATATTGCGCGGTGTATCCAATGTAACATAGAAATTGGGCATGAATATGAAATAAATGCTTCATCAATTCATAAAACGAAAAATACCTTTATTAATCAATACGTTTTTGATATTCGAAACGAAAAAAATCAAAAAACATCTTGGCAACTTGAATTAGCTGAAAAAAAACTTATATATTATATTTCCGCAAAAAATAATTTATTGCCAAATTATATTCTTACAGAAAAAGATATTGAAATTTCTTCTTGTTATACTGATGAATTAAAGTGCAGTCCAAAAAATTATTTCTCAAATAAATTGGATGCACAATCAAATCTCAATAAAGTAACAAACAAAAGAACAAATAATACAATTAGACAAGGAAAAGAAATAGATATACTAACTTTATCCCAGGAAATTCTGGTTCATTCAGGAGAAAAAATAAAAATTATATATTCTCCAACAGATAACCTAACTATTCAGACCTATGGAAAATCTTTAACTAATGGTGGACTTGGCGAGACTATTCGTGTTCAAATAAATAACTGGTTTGACAATAGTTCAGTTTTACATCCCACTGGAATTATTGAAGGAACAGTAGTCGCTCCGGGTGAGGTTAAATATGCAGTCAAACAATAAATATAATAAATACCAACATATTTTTGATGAAATTAATTTACGAGATGAAGATGGTTATGTTGAGTCCAATTTAAACAAAATTTTTAATGAGTTACAAACTAAGCCGCATAAATATGCCGCTAAAACAAAACAACAAAAAAAAGATATATGGTTTACAACAGTAGATAAATACTTAAATTCAATAGAGTATGCAATTGATAAGGGTAACAGCACAACAAAAAAAATGTCGCATGCACTCGATAATATTCCTGAACCTACATCTAAAAAATTTGTTGTCAGATTTACAATACTTTTTGTAGTACTTGCTTTGATTATTTTTTTTGCGAGCTGCACAAAGGCATCAGCACAAATTATTCCATCAACCCAAGACTTGCCATTGCCTCTTTCCAAAGCTGTTGAACTTAATAATCAGAAAAATCAGTTACCCCAAGAAAAGGAACAAGAGCGTTTCTTTATAAAACGAGAAAAGTTACAAATAAACATGAAAGAGCCAGGATCAACAACTGGAAGTATATGGGCAGATTCTAGCCAACCGAAATCTCTTGCAACTGAATATCAACCAACTCGCACTGGAGAAGTGGTTACAGTTAATATTCCTGAAGATTTACAATTTAAACCACAAGAACAAATGGGAAACAGTAGTTCTAATCAAAAATATGATCCTATAAAAGCTTTAAAATTTGAAATAGTGGGATTTGAACCAGGAGGAGATGTCTTTCTGCGTGGAACAAAAAATTATGTCAGCGAATCTGGTGAACAAAAAAATATAATGATTATGGCAAAAATACCCCAAAGAAATTTAAATAAATTTGAAATTGATGCCAAGGATCTTACCCAAGTAGCAGTCACTAGCAATAATAACGGAATGGTATCTGAATATGCTGCGGCAGGCTGGGATTTAACAGCTTCTCGACAATTATCTGGGTATGCTCCTGACTTAAATGCGGGCATTGCAGCTCTAGATGGACAAAAAAAGGAATTGGAAGTTCAGCAAAAAGCATTAAAAGATCAACAAAAATCATTAACAGAAGAAGCTGATAGATTAAAGAAAGATCGCAATAGATTAAATGCTGAAACAGCTCAAGCTAGACAATTACTAGATTCAGCGACAATCATGGACCCACCTGAAGAAGATGGAAATGGAAAAGATAAGAAAGGTAATGGCGGGAATAATAAGCAAAATGCAAATAGTGGAAATTCAGGAAATAATAAAAATGCTTCAGCACAAGGAAATGCTAAAAAATAATGGATAAAATTGGAGGTTTACTTGTTAAAAATATTAAAAATAAAAATTTTTATCAGCACACTTCTTTTTGTAACATTATCTTTCAAAAGTTTTTTCTGCATTGCTCAAGAAAAAGAAGCAGGGATTAGAATCAAAGATTTAGTTGAAATTCGGGGAGTTCGTGGGAATTCTCTTACAGGTTTAGGACTAGTTGTTGGCCTACAAGGAACAGGTGACAGTAAAGCTAGCGTTGCTACTAATAAAGCAGCTGCTTCTGTATTAAATAGGCTAGGTATGAGTGTAACGGCAAATGAGGTCATTACAAAAAACACTGCAGTTGTTGCTGTTACTGCAACACTCCCACCTTTTGCAAGAATTGGTGATAAAATTGATGTTCGAATTTCTAGT
This window harbors:
- a CDS encoding ABC-F family ATP-binding cassette domain-containing protein; the protein is MIRIENLSKAYGSKILFSQSSYHFPEGERIALVGPNGAGKSTLLNILCSIEEPDDGQILKPAKMNLGYLPQEPNPNPKETVLEECMDGALKLKKLKQDLDLILIEMENNYNEDVHKKFEKIEDSFREAGGYALEARAKGILVGLGFLGNQLHKNPKQLSGGWRMRLELAKVFLNDPDFLVLDEPTNHLDLPSLIWVEKFLQSFAGTLLFVSHDRALLNRLSTITLHLFNGKFTPYKGNFDSFLEQREQRLELETAAYERHKKRADEIQRFVDRFKAKASKAKQAQSRMKMLERMKEVEGSFDIDNSVDEISFSLPKVTQSGKEVLKVEKMSIGYQSILSKHIELNVLRGQKIAIIGPNGIGKSTFLKTLSNVINPLEGEFTLGHNVSLAFFAQDQLDTLDENKTILDNVLSVSDNIGEKKARSVLGSFLFRGDDVFKYVKVLSGGEKSRVGLACLLLKNANFLLLDEPTNHLDMSSAEILADAIDEYEGTVLFVSHDRNFIDSICTHVFAMTNDGRFALFEGKLEDYERLAPLSGFPDILSPDRSMEMAKLIDEPIENPKTIHNPKDIETDSKKDIQKLEKFKEKIELEIYEISEKIKEIDFQMHQLDPSDYKKMSELEKTLQINKKKLFDNEELWLEIEAKIVQK
- a CDS encoding alpha/beta fold hydrolase gives rise to the protein MFQERAENIKSFDGNELFFRVYTPSKNTFSESKLAGVVLAVHGFGEHSGRYEHVAKAICSQNLAFAIFDIRGHGKSGPKRGDAENLHAMVLDVIFMTNHVKQLLGLTKQKDSFFGLMGHSFGSLLVTYAAAHLADSCPPVFLSSPCYGIKKSIPGWKKFLANSVAKYLPQLTAPIGIPSEDLSNNPENNIAAEEDTLRLTTITARMGNTFLCAVEEKKIIQAIRLISAPVTIVAAEDDKLVKVDVTKKCVPYFSHNDSSLRVLQGAGHEIFNEIDPIRNEALADLLHWTQRKYELKLE
- the flgG gene encoding flagellar basal-body rod protein FlgG yields the protein MLRSLNTAATGMDSQQRLIDTLSNNMANVNTIGFKASKAYFHDLLYQNIRAPGLQTTTGVIAPSGIQIGNGSKIVSVEKSFDEGAIKITNKDTDMAIMGKGFFRIQLPDGTIGYTRDGTFRRSADGRIVTSEGLPLIPEIVIPPNTLHLTIGLDGLVSAKVSGEQEPRNLGQILLANFINPAGLNSMGRNLYTVTPSSGEPIVAIPGENGIGNIDQGELETSNVNIVEEMVQLIVGQRAYELNSKVIKTGDEMLSSTNQMK
- a CDS encoding flagella basal body P-ring formation protein FlgA codes for the protein MLSVPPTIYLEYKNLAKTDNIAEIQKDLIVQFIKILKKDDNIIIENSTRQKLGNEKDINYIARCIQCNIEIGHEYEINASSIHKTKNTFINQYVFDIRNEKNQKTSWQLELAEKKLIYYISAKNNLLPNYILTEKDIEISSCYTDELKCSPKNYFSNKLDAQSNLNKVTNKRTNNTIRQGKEIDILTLSQEILVHSGEKIKIIYSPTDNLTIQTYGKSLTNGGLGETIRVQINNWFDNSSVLHPTGIIEGTVVAPGEVKYAVKQ